The DNA segment AAAAAGCCTACGTTAAGTTAAAAGAAGGCTTTGATATTAACTTTATGAATGCTGAATAGATGAGGTTTGAGATATGGCAATTGTAAAAGCAAAACCAACCTCTGCCGGACGTCGATTTGTTGTTCAGATTAAAAATTCTGAGCTTCATAAAGGTAAGCCGTTTCGTGGTTTGTTGGCAAAAAAGACAAAAACTGCTGGTCGTAATAATCGCGGCCGTATTACTGTTCGTCATCATGGTGGCGGACATAAACAACATTATCGTATCGTTGATTTTAAACGAAATAAGATAGATGTCGTAGGTAAGGTTGAACGTTTAGAGTATGACCCTAACCGCAGTGCACATCTTGCTTTAGTTTTATATGCTGACGGTGAGCGTAGTTATATTATCGCACCAAAAGGTGTTAAAGCTGGTGACAGTATTGTTGCCGGTGATCATGCACCTATTAGAGCCGGTAATGCGTTGCCAATTCGTAATATTCCAGTTGGTACAACGATTCACTGTATTGAGCTTAAGCCTGGTAAAGGTGCTCAAATTGCTCGTAGTGCTGGTACATCAGCTCAGTTAGTTGGTAAAGACTCAACTTATGCGATTGTTCGTTTGCGCTCGGGTGAAACACGTAAAATATTAGTTACTTGTCGTGCAGTTATTGGTGAAGTATCTAATTCTGAGCATAGCTTGAAGTCATTAGGTAAAGCTGGTGCAAAACGCTGGCTTGGTATTCGTCCAACTGTTCGTGGTGTTGCGATGAACCCTGTAGACCACCCACATGGTGGTGGTGAAGGCAAAACTTCTGGTGGCCGTCATCCGGTAACGCCATGGGGTGTGCCAACGAAAGGGTATAAGACACGCCATAATAAGCGTACAGATAAGCTGATCATGCAGCGTCGTCAACGTCGTAAATAACTAAAGAGGTATTAAGTTGTGGCACGTTCATTAAAAAAAGGTCCTTTTATAGACCATCATTTATTGGAAAAAGTGCT comes from the bacterium SCSIO 12844 genome and includes:
- the rplB gene encoding 50S ribosomal protein L2 codes for the protein MAIVKAKPTSAGRRFVVQIKNSELHKGKPFRGLLAKKTKTAGRNNRGRITVRHHGGGHKQHYRIVDFKRNKIDVVGKVERLEYDPNRSAHLALVLYADGERSYIIAPKGVKAGDSIVAGDHAPIRAGNALPIRNIPVGTTIHCIELKPGKGAQIARSAGTSAQLVGKDSTYAIVRLRSGETRKILVTCRAVIGEVSNSEHSLKSLGKAGAKRWLGIRPTVRGVAMNPVDHPHGGGEGKTSGGRHPVTPWGVPTKGYKTRHNKRTDKLIMQRRQRRK